A region of Mycolicibacterium brumae DNA encodes the following proteins:
- a CDS encoding NAD(+) synthase, with protein MDFFSAYRHGFVRVAACTLHTAIADPAANAAAVLAAARECHDDGVALAVFPELTLTGYSIDDILMQDSLLAAAEDSLATLVRASEQLLPVLVVGAPLRHLHRIYNCAVVIHRGRVLGVVPKSYLPTYREFYDGRQCASGADISDTIRVAGDEVPFGTDLLFAATDLPDFVLAVEICEDMWVPIPPSAEAVLAGATVLANLSGSPITIGRSRDRKLMVASASSRGLAAYVYAAAGDGESSTDLAWDGQTMIYENGELLAESDRFPRGGARSVADIDTGLLRSERLRQGTFDDNRRERGIDFRRIEFTLDSPAGDIGLRRRIERFPFVPADSQRLAQDCYEAYSIQVSGLEQRLRALNFPKVVIGVSGGLDSTHALIVAARAMDREHRPRTDILAFTMPGFATGDHTKNNAIALCRALGVTFAELDIRDTAELMLRNMGHPFGEGKKVYDVTFENVQAGLRTDYLFRLANQRGGIVLGTGDLSELALGWSTYGVGDQMSHYNVNGGVPKTLIQHLIRWVMANGEFGSDVSNVLQSVLDTEITPELVPTDGGGPVQSSEAVVGPYPLQDFSLFHALRWGFTPAKIAFLAWHAWRDAGSGVWPPGYPDDSRPQYSLAEIRSWLKVFAQRFYSFSQFKRSAMPNGPKVSRGGSLSPRGDWRAPSDMSARTWLAEIDRDIPES; from the coding sequence GTGGACTTCTTCTCCGCGTACCGGCACGGATTCGTGCGGGTGGCCGCCTGCACGCTGCACACCGCCATCGCCGACCCGGCCGCCAACGCCGCCGCGGTGCTGGCCGCCGCCCGCGAATGCCACGACGACGGCGTCGCGCTGGCGGTGTTCCCCGAACTGACCCTGACCGGGTATTCCATCGACGACATCCTGATGCAGGACAGCCTGCTCGCCGCCGCCGAGGATTCCCTGGCCACCCTGGTCCGCGCCTCCGAACAACTGCTTCCGGTGCTGGTCGTCGGCGCCCCGCTGCGACACTTGCACCGCATCTACAACTGCGCCGTCGTCATCCACCGCGGCCGCGTCCTAGGCGTCGTCCCCAAGTCTTATCTGCCGACCTATCGTGAGTTCTACGACGGCCGCCAGTGCGCGTCCGGCGCGGACATCAGCGACACCATCCGCGTCGCCGGCGACGAGGTCCCGTTCGGCACGGACCTGCTGTTCGCCGCCACCGACCTGCCCGATTTCGTGCTGGCCGTGGAGATCTGCGAGGACATGTGGGTGCCGATCCCACCGAGCGCCGAGGCCGTGCTGGCCGGCGCGACGGTGCTGGCGAACCTGTCCGGATCGCCGATCACCATCGGGCGCTCCCGGGATCGCAAGCTGATGGTCGCCTCGGCGTCGTCGCGCGGACTGGCCGCCTACGTCTACGCCGCCGCCGGGGATGGCGAGTCCAGCACCGACCTGGCTTGGGACGGCCAGACGATGATCTACGAGAACGGTGAGTTGCTCGCCGAATCCGACCGATTCCCGCGCGGAGGCGCCCGCAGTGTCGCCGACATCGACACCGGGCTGCTGCGCTCCGAGCGGTTGCGGCAGGGAACCTTCGACGACAATCGCCGCGAACGCGGCATCGACTTCCGCCGGATCGAGTTCACCCTGGACTCGCCCGCCGGGGACATCGGGCTGCGTCGGCGGATCGAGCGGTTTCCGTTCGTTCCCGCCGACTCTCAGCGGCTGGCGCAGGACTGCTACGAGGCCTACAGCATCCAGGTGTCCGGTCTGGAGCAGCGTCTGCGCGCGTTGAACTTCCCGAAGGTCGTGATCGGGGTGTCCGGCGGGCTGGACTCCACCCACGCGCTCATTGTCGCCGCCCGCGCGATGGACCGGGAGCACCGGCCGCGCACCGACATTCTGGCCTTCACCATGCCCGGGTTCGCCACCGGCGACCACACCAAGAACAACGCCATCGCGCTGTGCCGGGCGCTGGGCGTCACCTTCGCCGAACTCGATATCCGCGACACCGCCGAGCTGATGCTGCGGAACATGGGCCACCCGTTCGGCGAGGGGAAGAAGGTCTACGACGTCACCTTCGAAAACGTCCAGGCCGGGCTGCGCACCGACTACCTGTTCCGGCTGGCCAACCAGCGCGGCGGGATCGTGCTGGGCACCGGGGACCTGTCCGAACTCGCGCTGGGTTGGTCGACCTACGGCGTCGGCGACCAGATGTCGCACTACAACGTCAACGGTGGCGTGCCGAAAACCCTTATCCAGCACCTGATTCGGTGGGTGATGGCCAACGGGGAGTTCGGCAGCGACGTCAGCAACGTGCTGCAGAGCGTGCTGGACACCGAGATCACCCCGGAGTTGGTGCCCACCGACGGCGGGGGACCTGTGCAGAGCAGCGAAGCGGTCGTCGGGCCGTACCCGCTGCAGGATTTCTCGCTGTTCCACGCGCTGCGCTGGGGCTTCACTCCGGCCAAGATCGCCTTCCTGGCCTGGCACGCCTGGCGGGACGCCGGGTCCGGCGTCTGGCCGCCGGGGTACCCCGACGATTCCCGGCCGCAGTACTCGCTGGCCGAAATCCGTTCCTGGCTGAAGGTTTTCGCGCAACGGTTCTATTCGTTCTCACAGTTCAAACGCTCGGCGATGCCGAACGGGCCCAAGGTGTCCCGCGGCGGATCGCTGTCCCCGCGCGGGGACTGGCGCGCCCCGTCGGACATGTCCGCGCGCACCTGGCTCGCCGAGATCGACCGGGACATCCCGGAGAGCTGA
- the proB gene encoding glutamate 5-kinase, with the protein MTDSAHRAAIRSARRVVVKIGTTALTTPSGEFDPDRLQRLADAIEARMKAGSDVVVVSSGAIAAGMAPLGLTRRPKDLATKQAAASVGQVALINSWNTAFARYERTVGQVLLTAQDIAARSQHNNAQRTLDRLRVLHAVAIVNENDTVATNEIRFGDNDRLSALVAHLVGADALVLLSDIDGLYDGDPRKNASARFIPEVSGPEDLDGVIAGQGSHLGTGGMASKLGSALLASDAGVPVLLAAASSAEAALSDAEVGTVFAARRTRMSSRRFWLRHAAEAAGALVLDDGAVRAVLERRRSLLPAGVTSVSGQFHGGDVVELRGSDETVIARGVVGYDASELTSMVGRSTADLPPELRRAVVHADDLVAV; encoded by the coding sequence GTGACCGACTCCGCGCACCGGGCCGCCATCCGCTCCGCCCGACGCGTGGTCGTCAAGATCGGCACCACCGCGCTGACCACCCCCAGCGGCGAGTTCGACCCGGACCGGCTGCAACGACTGGCCGACGCGATCGAGGCCCGGATGAAAGCCGGCTCCGACGTGGTGGTGGTGTCCTCCGGGGCGATCGCCGCCGGCATGGCGCCGCTGGGCCTGACCCGTCGACCCAAGGACCTGGCCACCAAGCAGGCCGCGGCCAGCGTCGGCCAGGTCGCCCTGATCAACTCCTGGAACACCGCGTTCGCCCGCTACGAGCGAACCGTCGGGCAGGTTCTGTTGACCGCCCAAGACATCGCCGCGCGCTCGCAGCACAACAACGCCCAGCGCACCCTGGACCGGCTACGGGTGCTGCACGCGGTCGCGATCGTCAACGAGAACGACACCGTCGCCACCAACGAGATCCGGTTCGGCGACAACGACCGGCTGTCCGCGCTGGTGGCGCACCTGGTGGGCGCCGACGCCCTGGTTCTGCTCTCGGACATCGACGGCCTCTACGACGGCGATCCGCGCAAGAACGCGTCCGCGCGCTTCATTCCCGAGGTCAGTGGGCCCGAGGACCTCGACGGCGTCATCGCCGGGCAGGGCAGTCATCTGGGCACCGGCGGGATGGCCTCGAAGTTGGGCTCGGCGCTGCTGGCGTCCGACGCTGGGGTGCCGGTGCTGTTGGCCGCCGCCAGCTCTGCCGAAGCGGCGCTGTCCGACGCGGAGGTGGGCACCGTGTTCGCGGCGCGGCGGACCCGGATGTCCTCGCGCCGGTTCTGGCTGCGCCACGCCGCCGAGGCGGCGGGCGCTCTGGTTCTTGACGACGGTGCGGTGCGCGCGGTGCTGGAACGGCGTCGCTCCCTACTGCCGGCCGGCGTCACTTCGGTGAGCGGTCAGTTCCACGGCGGAGACGTGGTGGAGCTGCGTGGGTCCGACGAGACCGTGATCGCTCGCGGGGTGGTCGGCTACGACGCTTCCGAGTTGACGTCGATGGTGGGCCGGTCCACCGCCGACCTGCCGCCGGAGCTGCGGCGGGCCGTTGTGCACGCCGACGACCTCGTCGCCGTTTAG
- the obgE gene encoding GTPase ObgE: protein MARFVDRVVIHARAGSGGNGCASVHREKFKPLGGPDGGNGGRGGSVVLVVDPQVHTLLDFHFHPHIAAPSGKPGAGGNREGATGADLILKVPDGTVVLDDQGRILADLVGAGARFYAAAGGRGGLGNAALASRARKAPGFALLGEKGEERDLTLELKTVADVGLIGFPSAGKSSLVSTISAAKPKIADYPFTTLAPNLGVVSAGDHTFTVADVPGLIPGASSGRGLGLDFLRHIERCAVLVHVVDCATLEPNRDPLSDIDALEAELAAYQPTLQGDSMLDDLAERPRAVVLNKIDIPDAKELADMVRPDIEARGWPVYEVSTVARIGLRPLIFGLWDMVAAYRVASPPPPPRRPVIRPIPVNEKAFEVRPDGTGGFIVTGSRPERWIAQTQFDNDEAVGYLGDRLARLGVEDELIRKGATAGCAVTIGDVTFDWEPTTPAGVDVVPSGRGTDIRLDQTDRVGAAERKAARKARREHADGPEEGQ, encoded by the coding sequence ATGGCCCGTTTCGTCGACCGCGTCGTCATCCACGCGCGGGCCGGCTCCGGCGGGAACGGCTGCGCCTCGGTCCACCGCGAGAAGTTCAAGCCGCTCGGTGGCCCTGACGGCGGCAACGGCGGGCGCGGCGGCAGCGTCGTGCTGGTCGTCGACCCGCAGGTGCACACCCTGCTCGACTTCCATTTCCACCCGCACATCGCGGCCCCGTCCGGCAAGCCCGGCGCCGGCGGCAATCGGGAAGGCGCCACCGGCGCCGATCTCATCCTCAAAGTGCCCGACGGCACCGTCGTCCTCGACGATCAGGGCCGCATCCTGGCCGATCTGGTGGGCGCCGGCGCGCGTTTCTACGCCGCAGCCGGCGGCCGCGGCGGCTTGGGCAACGCCGCGCTCGCGTCCCGCGCCCGCAAGGCTCCCGGCTTCGCGCTGCTGGGGGAGAAGGGCGAGGAACGCGACCTCACCCTGGAGCTCAAGACAGTTGCCGACGTCGGCCTGATCGGCTTCCCGTCGGCCGGCAAATCGTCGCTGGTCTCGACCATTTCGGCGGCCAAACCCAAGATCGCCGACTACCCATTCACCACCCTCGCGCCGAACCTCGGCGTCGTCTCGGCCGGCGACCACACCTTCACCGTCGCCGACGTGCCGGGGCTGATCCCGGGCGCGTCGTCGGGCCGTGGGCTGGGTCTGGACTTCCTGCGGCACATCGAGCGCTGCGCGGTGCTGGTGCACGTCGTCGACTGCGCCACCCTGGAACCGAACCGGGACCCGCTGTCGGACATCGACGCGCTGGAGGCCGAACTGGCCGCCTATCAGCCCACCCTGCAAGGGGATTCGATGCTCGACGACCTGGCGGAACGCCCCCGCGCGGTGGTCTTGAACAAGATCGACATTCCCGACGCCAAGGAACTTGCGGACATGGTCCGCCCGGACATCGAGGCTCGCGGCTGGCCGGTGTACGAGGTGTCCACGGTGGCGCGAATCGGACTGCGGCCGTTGATCTTCGGCCTGTGGGACATGGTCGCGGCATACCGAGTCGCCAGCCCGCCACCGCCCCCGCGTCGACCGGTGATCCGGCCGATCCCGGTGAACGAGAAGGCATTCGAGGTCCGACCCGATGGGACCGGTGGATTCATTGTGACCGGGTCGCGGCCGGAGCGCTGGATCGCCCAGACCCAGTTCGACAACGACGAGGCCGTCGGCTACCTCGGCGACCGGCTGGCGCGCCTCGGCGTCGAGGACGAACTGATCCGCAAGGGCGCCACCGCCGGCTGCGCGGTCACCATCGGTGATGTCACGTTCGACTGGGAGCCGACCACCCCGGCCGGTGTCGACGTCGTCCCGTCCGGCCGCGGCACCGACATCCGCCTGGACCAGACCGACCGGGTGGGCGCCGCCGAACGCAAGGCGGCCCGCAAGGCGCGTCGCGAACACGCCGACGGACCAGAGGAAGGGCAGTGA
- the rpmA gene encoding 50S ribosomal protein L27, whose protein sequence is MAHKKGASSSRNGRDSAAQRLGVKRFGGQVVKSGEILVRQRGTHFHPGVNVGRGGDDTLFATAAGSVEFGVKRGRKTVNIVPVEG, encoded by the coding sequence ATGGCACACAAAAAGGGCGCTTCCAGCTCGCGCAACGGCCGGGATTCCGCCGCGCAGCGACTCGGGGTCAAGCGGTTCGGCGGCCAGGTCGTCAAGTCTGGCGAGATCCTGGTGCGCCAGCGCGGCACCCACTTCCACCCCGGCGTGAACGTCGGCCGCGGCGGGGATGACACCCTGTTCGCCACCGCCGCCGGTTCGGTGGAGTTCGGCGTCAAGCGCGGCCGCAAGACCGTCAACATCGTCCCGGTCGAGGGCTGA
- the rplU gene encoding 50S ribosomal protein L21, translated as MATENATYAIVKTGGKQYKVAAGDIVKVEKLDVEPGANVSLPVALVVNGAEVTTDAAKLAKIAVSGEVLEHTKGPKIRIHKFKNKTGYHKRQGHRQQLTVLKVTGIK; from the coding sequence ATGGCCACTGAGAACGCCACGTACGCGATCGTCAAGACCGGCGGCAAGCAGTACAAGGTCGCCGCGGGTGACATCGTCAAGGTGGAGAAGCTCGACGTCGAGCCGGGCGCCAACGTGTCGCTGCCGGTCGCGCTGGTCGTCAACGGCGCCGAGGTCACCACCGACGCCGCCAAGCTGGCCAAGATCGCCGTCTCCGGCGAGGTCCTGGAGCACACCAAGGGCCCCAAGATCCGCATCCACAAGTTCAAGAACAAGACCGGCTACCACAAGCGGCAGGGTCACCGTCAGCAGCTGACCGTGCTGAAGGTCACCGGCATCAAGTAA
- a CDS encoding Rne/Rng family ribonuclease produces MGAADGADTAPAVDPPAADAPDVEELPERLRVHSLARVLGTTSRKVLDALAELDGRTRSAHSSVVRDEAVRVRDLLANAENALAGFEGAPVPAPEPAEAEPVEAESGDEPESRLMLETPAVELPLFVAPEPIALPPVAKTADKPDKDDVAEDAADSEDESGDSDDESGDDEQARPANRRRRRGRRGRGRGRGGDGESGDGDGAADGESSDGDGESADGDTDAAAETESDSEESGDADGENGAAEAGEGAANKRRRRRRRRKTGGGGDDADTAPDDPPNTVVHERAPRRSGRGNNDPDEIQGISGSTRLEAKRQRRRDGRDAGRRRPPILSEAEFLARREAVERKMVVRDKVRSEPPHEGARYTQIAVLEDGVVVEHFVTSAASASLVGNVYLGIVQNVLPSMEAAFVDIGRGRNGVLYAGEVNWEAAGLGGANRKIEQALKPGDHVVVQVSKDPVGHKGARLTTQVSLAGRYLVYVPGASSTGISRKLPDTERQRLKEILREVVPADAGVIIRTASEGVKEEDIRADVSRLQERWTEIEAEAAKRKANAAGAAVALYEEPDVLVKVIRDLFNEDFSELVVSGDAAWDTINGYVGAVAPELLTKLTKYQPSAPDGPDVFAVYRIDEQLAKAMDRKVWLPSGGTLVIDRTEAMTVVDVNTGKFTGAGGNLEQTVTKNNLEAAEEIVRQLRLRDIGGIVVIDFIDMVLESNRDLVLRRLTEALGRDRTRHQVSEVTSLGLVQLTRKRLGTGLIEAFSTTCSHCAGRGIVLHTDPVDSAQAPARKAENNRRGKRGKKPAAKPEENVVAKIPPHPHGEHPMFRAMAAAGKHDDDEHAEGEVIESAEDAVDEAAVDAETVEQVAEETAEADLDAADLDEDSEDSDEEDSEDDDADEDDEVDVDLDADDEDEDDDLEVIDAEDDEDDDDDFDESDDADEDDDEEDDEEDEEDDDFDDDGDDEDDEDEDEDDSDEEEAEVIVAIAEPATTRRPRRRAAARPAGPPAG; encoded by the coding sequence ATCGGCGCCGCAGACGGCGCCGACACCGCACCTGCGGTAGACCCTCCGGCCGCCGACGCACCCGACGTCGAGGAGCTGCCGGAGCGGCTGCGGGTGCACTCCCTGGCCCGCGTGCTCGGCACCACCAGCCGCAAGGTGCTCGACGCCCTGGCCGAACTTGACGGCCGCACCCGCAGCGCGCACTCCTCGGTGGTTCGCGACGAAGCGGTCCGGGTCCGCGACCTGCTGGCAAACGCCGAGAACGCGCTGGCCGGATTCGAGGGCGCGCCGGTTCCGGCGCCCGAGCCCGCCGAGGCCGAGCCCGTTGAGGCCGAGTCCGGTGACGAGCCCGAGTCGCGACTGATGCTGGAGACGCCGGCGGTGGAGCTTCCGCTGTTCGTCGCCCCCGAGCCCATCGCGCTGCCGCCGGTGGCCAAGACCGCCGACAAACCCGACAAGGACGATGTGGCGGAAGACGCCGCGGACTCCGAGGACGAATCCGGCGACTCCGACGACGAGTCCGGCGACGACGAGCAGGCCCGCCCGGCCAACCGTCGCCGTCGCCGCGGCCGCCGCGGTCGCGGCCGCGGTCGCGGTGGAGATGGCGAATCCGGTGACGGGGACGGCGCCGCCGACGGCGAAAGCTCCGACGGGGACGGCGAATCCGCCGACGGCGACACCGACGCCGCGGCCGAGACCGAATCCGACTCCGAGGAATCCGGCGACGCCGACGGCGAGAACGGCGCCGCCGAAGCCGGCGAGGGCGCGGCCAACAAGCGCCGCCGCCGCCGTCGCCGCCGCAAGACCGGGGGCGGCGGAGATGACGCCGACACCGCGCCGGACGATCCGCCGAACACCGTCGTGCACGAGCGCGCCCCGCGCCGGTCCGGGCGGGGAAACAATGATCCCGACGAAATCCAGGGCATCTCCGGATCCACCCGGCTGGAGGCCAAGCGCCAGCGCCGCCGCGACGGACGCGACGCCGGCCGGCGTCGCCCGCCGATCCTGAGCGAGGCCGAGTTCCTGGCCCGCCGCGAAGCCGTCGAACGCAAGATGGTCGTCCGCGACAAGGTCCGCAGCGAGCCACCGCACGAGGGCGCCCGCTACACCCAGATCGCGGTCCTGGAGGACGGCGTCGTCGTCGAGCACTTCGTGACCTCGGCCGCATCCGCTTCGCTGGTCGGCAACGTCTATCTGGGCATCGTGCAGAACGTGCTGCCGTCGATGGAAGCGGCGTTCGTCGACATCGGCCGCGGCCGCAACGGCGTGCTGTACGCCGGCGAGGTCAACTGGGAGGCCGCCGGCCTGGGTGGCGCGAACCGCAAGATCGAGCAGGCGCTCAAGCCCGGCGACCACGTGGTGGTCCAGGTCAGCAAGGATCCCGTCGGGCACAAGGGCGCCCGGCTGACCACCCAGGTGTCGCTGGCCGGCCGCTACCTGGTCTACGTGCCCGGCGCGTCGTCCACCGGCATCAGCCGCAAGCTGCCCGACACCGAGCGTCAGCGGCTTAAGGAGATCCTGCGCGAGGTGGTCCCCGCCGACGCCGGCGTGATCATCCGCACCGCCTCCGAGGGCGTCAAGGAAGAAGACATCCGCGCCGACGTCAGCCGGCTGCAGGAACGCTGGACCGAGATCGAGGCCGAGGCCGCCAAGCGCAAGGCGAATGCCGCAGGCGCGGCCGTCGCGCTCTACGAAGAGCCCGACGTGCTGGTCAAGGTGATCCGCGACTTGTTCAACGAGGACTTCTCCGAGCTTGTCGTCTCCGGTGATGCCGCCTGGGACACCATCAACGGCTACGTCGGCGCGGTGGCGCCGGAACTGCTGACGAAACTCACCAAGTACCAGCCCTCCGCTCCGGACGGCCCCGACGTGTTCGCCGTGTACCGCATCGATGAGCAGTTGGCCAAGGCGATGGACCGCAAGGTGTGGCTGCCCTCGGGCGGCACCCTGGTGATCGACCGCACCGAGGCGATGACCGTCGTCGACGTCAACACCGGCAAGTTCACCGGCGCCGGGGGCAACCTCGAACAGACCGTCACCAAGAACAACCTGGAGGCGGCCGAGGAGATCGTCCGCCAGCTGCGGCTGCGCGATATCGGCGGCATCGTGGTGATCGACTTCATCGACATGGTGCTGGAGTCCAACCGGGACCTGGTGTTGCGCAGGCTCACCGAGGCGCTGGGCCGCGACCGCACCCGCCACCAGGTCTCCGAGGTCACCTCGCTGGGGCTCGTTCAGCTGACCCGCAAGCGGCTCGGCACCGGTCTGATCGAAGCGTTCTCCACCACCTGCTCGCACTGCGCGGGTCGCGGCATCGTGCTGCACACCGACCCGGTGGACTCCGCGCAGGCCCCCGCGCGCAAGGCCGAGAACAACCGGCGCGGCAAGCGGGGCAAGAAGCCCGCGGCGAAGCCGGAAGAGAACGTGGTCGCGAAGATCCCGCCGCATCCGCACGGCGAGCACCCGATGTTCCGCGCGATGGCCGCGGCGGGCAAGCACGACGATGACGAGCACGCCGAGGGCGAGGTCATCGAGTCGGCCGAGGACGCCGTCGACGAGGCTGCGGTGGACGCCGAGACGGTCGAGCAGGTCGCGGAGGAGACCGCGGAGGCTGATCTGGACGCCGCTGACCTCGACGAGGACTCCGAGGATTCCGACGAGGAGGACTCCGAGGACGACGACGCCGATGAGGACGACGAGGTCGATGTCGACCTGGACGCCGACGACGAAGACGAGGACGACGACCTCGAGGTCATCGACGCCGAAGACGACGAAGACGATGACGACGACTTCGACGAGTCCGACGACGCGGATGAAGACGACGACGAAGAAGACGACGAAGAAGACGAAGAGGACGACGACTTCGACGACGACGGTGATGACGAAGACGACGAGGACGAAGACGAGGACGACTCCGACGAGGAGGAGGCCGAGGTGATCGTCGCCATCGCCGAACCCGCCACCACCAGGCGTCCGCGCCGACGGGCGGCCGCTCGACCGGCCGGTCCGCCGGCCGGGTGA
- the ndk gene encoding nucleoside-diphosphate kinase: protein MTEQTLVLIKPDGVERKLVGEILARIERKGLKIVELKQVNVADEVARAHYAEHAEKPFFGELLEFITSGPVVAAVLEGPRAVAAFRQIAGGTDPVEKATPGTIRGDYGLETQYNLVHGSDSPESAAREIALWFPSA, encoded by the coding sequence GTGACTGAGCAGACCCTGGTTTTGATCAAGCCCGACGGCGTCGAGCGGAAGTTGGTCGGAGAGATCCTCGCCCGCATTGAGCGCAAGGGTCTGAAGATCGTGGAACTCAAGCAGGTGAACGTCGCCGATGAGGTGGCGCGCGCGCACTACGCCGAGCACGCCGAGAAGCCGTTCTTCGGTGAGCTGCTGGAGTTCATCACCTCCGGCCCGGTGGTCGCCGCCGTGCTGGAGGGCCCGCGTGCGGTGGCCGCGTTCCGCCAGATCGCCGGCGGCACCGACCCCGTCGAGAAGGCCACCCCGGGCACCATCCGCGGTGACTACGGCCTGGAGACCCAGTACAACCTGGTGCACGGCTCGGATTCGCCGGAGTCGGCCGCGCGCGAGATCGCGCTCTGGTTCCCCAGCGCGTAG
- a CDS encoding DUF4233 domain-containing protein — MAGTLILEAIVVLLALPVVGSVGGGLTAGSRSYLIGFAALLVLMSGLQGRSWAIWANLAAQVVLIAGWAVYPAVGMMGLLFAGVWLLIAYLRHEVLRRQRLGLLPSQQQTHTDPE; from the coding sequence ATGGCCGGAACGCTGATCCTGGAGGCGATCGTGGTGCTGCTGGCACTGCCGGTTGTCGGATCAGTGGGCGGCGGCCTGACGGCGGGCTCGCGCAGCTACCTGATCGGATTCGCGGCGCTGCTGGTGCTGATGTCCGGGCTGCAGGGGCGGTCGTGGGCTATCTGGGCCAACCTGGCCGCTCAGGTCGTGCTGATCGCCGGCTGGGCCGTGTACCCGGCCGTCGGCATGATGGGCCTGCTGTTCGCCGGGGTGTGGCTGCTGATCGCCTATCTGCGCCACGAAGTGCTGCGACGGCAGCGCCTCGGGCTGCTGCCCAGCCAGCAGCAGACCCACACCGACCCCGAGTGA
- the folC gene encoding bifunctional tetrahydrofolate synthase/dihydrofolate synthase, which yields MSAAEPTPDEIAALLQVEHLLDQRWPETKIEPSLVRINALLELLGSPQRSYPTIHIAGTNGKTSVARMVDALLTALHRRTGRTTSPHLQSAVERIAIDGVPISPAAYVETYTEIEPYVLMVDEQSVSGALGEPGPAMSKFEVLTAMAFAAFADAPVDIAVVEVGLGGRWDATNVVDAPVAVITPIGLDHQDYLGEDLAAIAGEKAGIITAAAEGPETVAVIARQAPEAMEVLLEQAIRADAAVAREDSEFAVLERRTAIGGQLLRLQGLGGVYEDIFLPLHGEHQAHNAVLALAAVEAFFGAGAERQLDVDAVRAGFAAVRSPGRLERMRSAPTVFIDAAHNPAGATALAQTLAEEFDFHHLVGVVSVMADKDCVGILAALEPVFDEAVVTHNGSPRAMGVDELALLAIDRFGPDRVHTAPRLADAIETATALAEEAGAQTGLSGAGIVITGSVVTAGAARTLFGKDPA from the coding sequence ATGAGCGCCGCCGAACCCACCCCGGACGAGATCGCGGCCCTGCTGCAGGTCGAGCACCTGCTGGACCAGCGCTGGCCGGAGACCAAGATCGAGCCGTCGCTGGTGCGGATCAACGCGCTGCTGGAACTGCTCGGTTCGCCGCAGCGCAGCTACCCGACGATCCACATCGCCGGCACCAACGGCAAGACCTCGGTCGCGCGGATGGTCGACGCCCTGCTCACCGCGCTGCACCGGCGCACCGGCCGCACCACCAGCCCGCATCTGCAGTCTGCCGTGGAGCGGATCGCGATCGACGGCGTCCCGATCTCCCCGGCCGCGTATGTGGAGACCTACACCGAGATCGAGCCGTACGTGCTGATGGTCGACGAGCAGTCAGTGTCTGGCGCCCTCGGCGAGCCCGGGCCGGCGATGAGCAAGTTCGAGGTGCTCACCGCCATGGCGTTCGCGGCCTTCGCCGACGCGCCGGTGGACATCGCCGTCGTCGAGGTCGGCCTCGGTGGGCGGTGGGACGCCACCAACGTCGTCGACGCCCCGGTCGCGGTGATCACTCCCATCGGCCTGGACCACCAGGACTACCTCGGTGAGGACCTGGCGGCCATCGCGGGGGAGAAGGCCGGGATCATCACCGCGGCCGCCGAGGGACCGGAGACCGTCGCGGTGATCGCCCGACAGGCCCCGGAGGCGATGGAGGTGCTGCTGGAGCAGGCGATCCGGGCCGACGCCGCGGTGGCGCGCGAGGACTCGGAGTTCGCGGTGCTGGAGCGGCGCACCGCGATCGGCGGCCAACTGCTGCGGCTGCAGGGTCTCGGTGGGGTGTACGAAGACATCTTTCTGCCGCTGCACGGGGAGCACCAGGCGCACAACGCGGTCCTGGCGCTGGCCGCAGTGGAGGCGTTCTTCGGCGCCGGCGCCGAGCGGCAACTCGACGTCGACGCCGTGCGCGCCGGCTTCGCGGCGGTCCGCAGCCCGGGCCGGTTGGAACGGATGCGCAGCGCCCCAACGGTTTTCATCGACGCCGCGCACAACCCGGCGGGCGCCACCGCGCTGGCGCAGACCCTGGCCGAGGAGTTCGACTTCCACCATCTGGTCGGCGTGGTGTCGGTGATGGCGGATAAGGACTGCGTCGGCATCCTGGCCGCGCTGGAACCGGTGTTCGACGAGGCCGTGGTCACCCACAACGGGTCGCCGCGGGCGATGGGCGTCGACGAACTGGCGCTGCTGGCCATCGACCGGTTCGGCCCGGATCGGGTGCACACCGCGCCGAGACTGGCCGACGCCATCGAAACCGCCACCGCGCTGGCCGAGGAAGCCGGCGCGCAGACCGGGCTGTCCGGGGCCGGCATCGTGATCACCGGATCGGTCGTCACCGCCGGCGCCGCGCGCACCCTGTTCGGAAAGGACCCGGCGTGA